The following are encoded together in the Lathyrus oleraceus cultivar Zhongwan6 chromosome 3, CAAS_Psat_ZW6_1.0, whole genome shotgun sequence genome:
- the LOC127128472 gene encoding pirin-like protein 2, giving the protein MSAFNTPRLVLNKFLAKSQREGQGAIVRRGIGRAELKNFDPFLLLDHFSVSPPGGFPDHPHRGFETVTYVLEGGITHEDNAGHKGTIRSGDIQWMTAGRGIIHSEMPAEQNNNGLQLWINLAANEKMIAPNYQEILSEDIPSGEKDGVEVRVIAGESMGIKSPVYTRTPTMYLDFTMNPGAQMNQTIPESWNSLAYIIEGEGVFGSPNSSPILAHNVIVFTQGDGVSVWNKNSSKPLRFLLIGGQPLNEPVAQYGPFVMNTQSEIEKTIEDYHHGRNGFEIKLN; this is encoded by the exons ATGTCTGCTTTCAACACCCCTAGGTTGGTTCTTAACAAGTTCTTGGCTAAATCTCAACGTGAAGGTCAAGGTGCTATTGTTAGAAGAGGCATTGGAAG AGCTGAGTTGAAGAACTTTGATCCTTTTCTATTGCTtgatcatttctcag TGTCTCCTCCCGGAGGATTTCCTGATCATCCACACAGag GTTTTGAGACAGTCACCTACGTGCTAGAG GGAGGGATTACTCATGAAGATAATGCTGGTCACAAGGGTACAATAAGAAGTGGTGATATTCAG TGGATGACTGCAGGTAGGGGAATTATTCACTCTGAAATGCCGGCGGAACAAAACAACAATGGATTGCAACTTTGGATCAACTTAGCGGCCAACGAAAAAAT GATTGCGCCAAACTATCAAGAAATTCTAAGTGAGGACATTCCATCCGGCGAAAAAGATGGTGTTGAAGTGCGAGTAATAGCCGGAGAATCCATGGGAATAAAGTCACCGGTCTACACAAGAACACCAACCATGTACCTAGATTTCACCATGAATCCCGGAGCTCAGATGAATCAAACCATTCCCGAATCATGGAATTCTTTGGCATACATAATTGAAGGTGAAGGTGTTTTTGGATCACCAAATTCATCACCAATTTTGGCTCATAATGTCATTGTTTTCACACAAGGGGATGGAGTTAGTGTTTGGAACAAGAACTCTTCGAAGCCTTTGAGGTTTTTGCTGATTGGAGGACAACCTTTGAATGAACCTGTGGCTCAATATGGTCCTTTTGTCATGAATACTCAATCTGAGATTGAGAAAACTATTGAAGATTATCATCATGGTAGAAATGGCTTTGAGATTAAGCTAAATTAA